From Bombina bombina isolate aBomBom1 chromosome 1, aBomBom1.pri, whole genome shotgun sequence:
ttttagaaattTGACTAGAGCATGTAATATCCTGTATACAAACTTTAAATAAGTGAATATTTTATAAAGAAAAGGAGAAAAtctacatgtacacaaaccaggaATGAGCCAGCTGCCGAGAAGAGACACACAGTTTGTGGAGGTGTAGTGGGGTCAGATAAAGAGCACTTACTAAAGATAAAGCCATACTGTGGGCTCTGAAATTTAGGATGAACACCCATGGAGTGTAAATACAGTAGCTGTTGTTTAGGTCATTGAAAGTAAATAACGTATAATAACAGCTTTAAAAAGTGTTAAAAGcttaaaatgttctaaaaaatatttctaaatacttaaagggatatgaaacgcaatttttttctttcatgattcagatagagcatgcagttttaagcaactttctaattgatgcctattatcagttttgcatgctctatctgaatcatgaaagaaaaaaaaaatgggttgcatatccctttaattccttaaagggacattattattattatatgaatgCGTATATCTAACCCCTGCAAAGtgcttaattatttatatatatttaattctgcaTATATATGATATGGGGACATCTCTTTGTGTTTTTAAAAGACCTGTGTAATTTTTACTAACTAATTTTTGCCCTTTTTGACTAAACAGAATAGGTAATTGCCCTTATCACAGTATAAAGAAGAGTACCAACACATGCCTTCTGTTTGCCATGCTGAATCCCTGCAAGTCACATGCAGCTGGAAGCTTCCAATCAGCTTGTCACTGGCTTTAAATAACCTTGACAGAGTTAAGTTACCTGGGGATACATGATTATGGATATGAAAGCTGCCATTCTACGTTGGACAAGCAACAACAAAGAAGATAAGACAGGCAAACAACATCAGTGCATGAGTGCAAAAAGATGGAATAATATTAGGCAAGATGGTACAATTACCATGTCTTTAAGGATTTCAAAAGATGCTGAGAGTATGATGCAGGTGGAGAGTTACAACAGGACGCCCTCTCCTGCCACAATAAGCAGGAGAAAGAGAGGACCAAGAGGGAGCTTGTTTGGTAAAACTGGGTCTCTACCTCTAGGAGGGGTAAGGATCTCCACAGCTTATTCTGATGGATGCAACAGTCAAGATGGGCAAGAGCCAGAATCCATTCGCAGCAGCCTGGTCCTGGACCCTGTAGAACATGCATGGATGATTATGGCTGCAGAGGGCAAGTTTGACGAGTTGCAAGAGTCACTACAGCAGGATCCAAGCCTCGTGTACAAAAAGGATTTTGTAACTGGATACTCCATTCTCCATTGGATGGCCAAGCATGGGAACCATGAGGACCTGATCAAGCTTATGGACTTTGCAGGTGCTAGAGAATACAAAATTGATATTAATGCCTGTGCTAGTGGGGGGCTTACACCACTCCATATAGCAGCTATTCAGGGGCATGGGATGCTCATCAAAGTGTTAGTTGGGGCATACAGTGCAGATATCAATGCCAGAGACCACAATGGACGCAAAGCCTGGCAGTACCTGAAGCATCATACTCCAAGACCACTTTTAGAATTATTGGGAGCTCCAGAAGAAGATGAGTCTGATGCTTTAATTGTAATGAATATTAATAACAATTGTTTGCCTTCTGATTGCCAGGGCAGGGTGCAGCATCGCTATGATGAAATGGATTCTGCATCCAAACTAACACTCACAGTATCACCTCTCACAAACCTTTTCAGAAATGCATACAGCTTCTTTAAAAAATGGTGACTATCAATTTTAATGCATACGGTAATTAACAGGCATGTGTTATATACATTTTACAATTGTTTTGCTCCTGTTTTATCCAAGGGAAACACAttttggttatattaaagggacattctaatgtatATATTGCATGCTTTGTTAAAGTTTGTAATTTTGCATCACTGAACCTAGATAACTATTTGTTTAACTTGAAAAAATAGGTTAAAAACATAGGGAAAAGTACAGCTCGGGAGCAGCAAGCATTGCAGCTCTAAAGAAAAACATGCATCGTGATTGGCAGGTCATGTGACTGACACCGCTTTATTAGCTAGATCATCTATGTCCTGCTTCAGAGCTGTAATGTTTGCAGTTTTTTAGTAGTGGGTTAAGCATATAGTCATCTGGGGTTAGTAATGCAAAAGAAAtactaaattattattatcatttatttgtatagggcaGCCAACTTCCATATCGCTGAATAAGAACAGCTGTTTCATATGATGCTAAAGATCACCATTTGGAAAAACAAACACAAGTGAATGGAGTATATAGACAACAATTCTATAACTGTAAATATAAAACTACACACATTTTTGCAAAATTCTTGGGTTGAAGAAAATCCTCTCACAGTGGCCTAGATGCATTAAAGTTTGTTCTGCCAGCTGCTGCTACAAACTGTGTCAAAACGGCACACTCCTTTACaagatgaaataaacattttatattaaagcaTTTGGTACTTTTTCCTTTTAAGAAATGGAAATGTGGTGCAAACACTCAAATACAAGTGAAATATCATTTATGTTCACTTCTAATAGACTTTAGTAGTTACTACCAGGTGCAATCATGTTCACCCTCACGGCCCTCTGCAAAAGCTACTTTCCACTGAGCCCCTTTACTTTGTGTTTAGCAGCTAACAGGAATTCAGGCCTAGTGGAGTGCAGTTTATAACGCAGGATGCTTTATCTTGTGTTTAGTCTGAAACTAAGAATAACGCACAATCATGTATTAAAAGTGGATAGTTAAAATAACCGGAGCATCTTAATGTGGTTGAAACTTTTTTACActtcctatacttttaatggattgcGTATATATGGATTGCTTAATATGCTCACATtacaagtggtgagattgtgcaTTTAATGGATTGAGTaatatgctcatattacaagtggtgagattgtgcaTTTAATGGGTTAAGTAATATGCTCATtacaagtggtgagattgtgcaTTTAATGGATTGAGTaatatgctcatattacaagtagtgagATTGTGCATTTAATGGGTTGAGTaatatgctcatattacaagtggtgagattgtgcaTTTAATGGGTTGAGTaatatgctcatattacaagtggtgatatTGTGCATTTAATGGGTCGAGTaatatgctcatattacaagtggtgagattgtgcaTTTAATGGGTTGAGTaatatgctcatattacaagtggtgagattgtgcaTTTAATGGGTTGAGTAATattctcatattacaagtggtgagattgtgcaTTTAATGGGTCGAGTaatatgctcatattacaagtggtgagattgtgcaTTTAATGGGTTGAGTaatatgctcatattacaagtggtgatatTGTGCATTTAATGGGTCGAGTaatatgctcatattacaagtggtgagattgtgcaTTTAATGGGTTGAGTaatatgctcatattacaagtggtgagattgtgcaTTTAATGGGTTGAGTAATattctcatattacaagtggtgagattgtgcaTTTAATGGGTCGAGTaatatgctcatattacaagtggtgagattgtgcaTTTAATGGGTTGAGTaatatgctcatattacaagtggtgagattgtgcaTTTAATGGGTTGAGTaatatgctcatattacaagtggtgagattgtgcaTTTAATGGGTTGAGTaatatgctcatattacaagtggtgagttacatGTTGCGCTTggcacaatccaaaatactgctgtaaaatgtagccCTTTTTGAATCTTGAAGTGAACCATTGTTGTTAATATACAGATAGTACGCAGATAGTACGCCGCACTATCTGTTAAGCACTCAAGCCATATCCTACATGAATTTTACCACACACCTCCATAcaagtcttttatgatttagagCACCCACGCTATCTGACAAGTTAGCACGCACCAGACTATCACTTAAGAAATAAAAATTACTttgcacttgtaatatgagcgcaaaaataaaAACTCTATTTATTACATCAGAGCAATGCTAATTCACAGTACAGATAATATTTCTGTGctacacttgtaatgtagccctcaaAGTTTAGCGTTGTTCTATATTACCGGTATATTTAGTGTGAACTGACAATTCACGCACAGAGGACTTGAATGTATCTTGGCCATTATGAGAAAGGAGCATAAACCCTGCAAGATCTGTACATTTAGCCTATTTATATTGCACGAGCTATGACTATATGTTTACATGATATGTATATTAGGTACGTGATAAAAGCCAGCTGAGAATAGCTGAATATGTTTTCTCTGTCAAATTATAGATGATCTCCCATGTTTACTGTGCTACTAAAAAGTACATTTAACCTCTACTATTCAGGGGAATAGTAATTCCTATCAATATAACATTTAAACCAAAAGTCACTTTCCAAAGAggtactaccttaaagggacatgaaactcaaaatttttctttcatgattcatatagagaatacaattttaatcacttttccaatgcacttctattatttaatttgctttcttctcttgttatactttgctaaaaggtttatcttggcaaactcaggggcagcaaagaacctaggttctcagtgctgattagtagctgcatatagataccgattgtcattggctcacccatgtgtttagttacaaaccagtagtgcattgctgctccttcaacaaatgataccaagaaaatgaaacaaattagataatagaagtaaattagaaagttgtttaaagttgtattctctttccgaatcatgaaagacattttttgttttttatgtccctttaaataacttatttTAATGTGCCTCTAATCATAAATAGGCAGTTATAGTTTACTACATGTGCACTGAATTCCTGGTGTTAATAATTTGTGCACTCCTAAACATATTGTGGAAAAAAAACTTTACAGCCCATTAAAAGAATTCTctgctttatttttaaatatttaaaagggacataaccccccaaaaaataataatgccatgattcagataaagcatgtaattttaaacaactttctaatttgcttgtaTTAGCAAATCTTCTTCATtcgttttgtatcttttgttgaaaagcagggggcgCAAGATGAGGGGCATGTACATTTgtggagcgctatatggcagcagttttgcaagaatgttatcagtaTGCAAGGGCAGTAGATGgctgcattatttcctgccatgtactgtttcagacacctacttaggtatctcttcaacaaaaaataccataggaacgaaacaaatttgataacagaagtaaatttgaatttttaaaaaaaaaaatgtatgctctatctgaattacaaaagaaaatttttgagtttcatattcctttaatttttTAAAGAATGACCTGTCTCGCAGCTAATTCTTTCACAGGAGCACACTGTTGTACCGTGCTTGCATCCTCTTTATAGGAAAAAGAAATattatacagggggggggggggggggggctcccagCTAATTGAGTTTaggtttgtattaaagggatagtaaaccccaaaatgttcttttatgattctgatagaacatacaattttaaacaactttccaatttaattctattatcacattttcttcattctcttgttatctattgctgaagggacagcattgcactactaacaggaagctgaaaatatatatttagccaatcacaaaatacaaatgtgtgcaggcaccaattagcagcagctcccactagtgtatgatatgtgcatattcattttttaacaagggatactaagagaatgaatcacatttaaaaatagaagtgaatttaaaaaaagtgtcttaaaatgacatgctctatctgaatcatgcaagtttaatttttactttcctatcattttaaacaattttttttttaaagtactctTTTATAGAGCCCATTTTAGGCAAAACATCACATATATACGGTGCATAGATTACAATGCACTCTTTAATACCCACACAGTTATCACTACTACAGCTACAAATTCCAAAAGCAATgattccaaaatccaaaattattaaaaaatccaaactttttaatttttaataatatttctttaaaaattaaattattaaaaattataatttttctcaCTGGTAAGTCACAGTtttctctttatttaaaacaactattgctTTTCTGACTACAGTACTGGACTAGCTTTCTGATGGTGCTAtgtatacaaaattattaaaatgatataaaactgcctttaggttgTATTTATAATCTGgactatgacatgtaaatattgcctaaatgatataagatattgttgtttacacttgatccTCTCCAagttgtcccattttacagatacaaatattttgaaatccaaactattccaaaatccaacccTTTTTCtgtcccaagcagtttagataaatgGTTTTATGCCTGTACTACTATCACTTTAACAACATAGTGCACAAgaagaatttgtttaaaaaaaaataaactgttctaacaaaataataaaatatccctttaagacaatacatttttaatatggTTGTTGATATTTgttgaaaaaaattattaaaatatatatatatataatctcagtgGAAAAAATATATTGTTCAGAGACCCTTTCCTGGATCTTGTTGAGGGATTTTTTTTCAGTAAAGTAAGAGTAGATCATTCATGTTGTCTTTGAACATGTGAATTAAaatcagtaacatatatatatatatatatatatatatatatatatatatatatatatgtgtgtgtgtgtgtgtgtgtgtgtatgtatctatggttACCCCACAGCTGGTATTTTACCGACACagctggtatttttaaggttcaggtaaaagttgaaaatgaagaattaatatagaaataaaaatgatatcATATGAAACTTCTTCTAAGTGTGTTAGAATCTAATTGTTGACCATTGATTATTTaatatcagtcctagcagctttagttactAAGttatgctgtatatttatttatgcaaattgatgTTAATGAGTATGGCCGGTATTTTTATCCAGAAAAGGTAGCAACCCTATGTATATCTACTATGTCAGATTTAACGTATTCACTGGTTGATTTATCTTGCAGTATGGGTGTCTATATACTGTACATCCACCATATTCCctgccataatggctttgtttgcAGTTTGTCACAAAATGAATGTGgcctagaaataaaataatataactgcAGTAAAATGTTAATAAAACTGCTCagatgcataaaaaataaaaatatatattttaaatatgccaaAGACTAAATTAATTGTGTGTTAtcagtattctaaaaaaaaatcaaaggaaaaTATACCATACACTAAAAATACACATATGGCTGCTTATTGCCACAGAACAAAATGATCACCGCACAAGCAACAAAAAGGGGCATATGATGAGACCCCATTCCTTTGCCACAAGGGGTCTTGCCATTAATTTAAATACTGTATTGGTTGGTACTAACTCCAAAGAAGCCGCTATCCTTTAAGGAAACCACAagcatatacaaaaaaaatcaggGAATAGGGTCCCCATCATTGCCCCCACAATACATAAACATAACTCCCCTTATTTGATAAAATAATCCTTTTCTTTCAAATAAGTGCAGCTGCCATGTGACAGTCATTATAAAGGCAAATACACCACAGCATTTTTGGTCCAAGTATTTTATGTTTGGTTTAGTATTTTTTTACTAAGCTAATTGAATTTCGCCCATCATTAGAATTTTGCATAGTTTTAAAATCTATATAATATTTATACGCTTAAATATTATATTAATAGTTTTATGGTTAAATATTCTATTCTAAAATGACAAAAACAATCAatattttcttcaatttttttttcttaatttttttattgaaaacaacttatacAATTGTTACATTGCATCGAGCATACAATATATAAGAAATTTGTTACAATATGGGAACAAACATTGTTAGTAGATATTTTGTGTTTGGTACATAAGGTATCTTGTAAGATTTAATACAGCGCtataatttaggtaagttatttctAATGTAGTTTATTTTATGACGGTCTAAGACGTTTAGATCCAGTTTATTTAGTGAGAGTTACAATAAGTAACAATAAAGTTACAATAACCTTCCCAGAGGAAATTCATAGCTAGAAAGTCATCTATacgcttaggggtcgatttatgaagcagcagatgctgtttccaacccactccacttcaggtccaTCTGAAGCggaagtaaagaagcagcggtcataaaaccgctgcttcttaactcgtccaccacctctgaggcgtcagacagcaattagcccgatcagatacgattgtttTGATTGACACCtgttgctagtggccgattggccgcgaatgtgcagggagcagcattgcacaagcatgtaaagagaaatgcttatgcaatgataaatgccgatagcatatgctatcggcatttatcaatgtgcggcagacatgatccgctactaaGGATTTCCATTCTGAAATAGAAGGCACAATAGTTGATTTCCAGTTTCTAGGGATCAATCTTTTAGCACAGTTAACCATAAGGAACATCAGCTTAAGTCACAGGTtgcatttaaaggattactaacttttggaTTTTTAACCAAAAACGGaacctatattttaaaataaagatataataaataaatcACTAACCTATTTTCAGATTCAAACGAAGCTGAATAACAgcataaaaataagttttatttttttaatcctgaCGTCACCTAATCCAGCCCTACCATTTGGTAGTATTGAAGATTTGGCCTAGCTAGGCCATCTCTAGCTTTAGGTCTATATGTAGTGGATTTAGtaatcagaggggggggggggggggttgccaaAGGTAAGCATTCAATGTACCTTGGAGTTTATTAAGGAATGTTGTAGGTAAGCTGGTTGGTACCGTTTGGAAGAgatataggggctgaattatcaagctccgaacaggctcaccagaaacagcagttatgaagcagcagttttaagactgctggtccgctgcctcggaggctgcggtctgcaatctgctcgatcctatacgatcgggttgattgacatcccctgctagcaaatatgcagggggcggcattgcacaagcagttctggtgaactgcttgtgcaatgttaaatgcctacagcatatcatgtcggacagacattgataaattggccacaTAGAATTTTAGGCAAGATGGTCATCCTAATAGCATGTAATCTTCTAAGCCAATTCATGGTTTTGTTTTGCCAGGAATTTATTGGATGTTTTTTAGCAGTGGGTAATTATTTGCAGAAAATAGGTTTTGTGGGTCTTTAGTTATTTGTATCCCcagatattttattaaagggacagtctagtccaaaaaaaaactttcatgattcagatagggcatgaaattttaaacaattttccaatttacttttatcaccaatttttcgttgttctcttggtattcttagttgaaagcttaacctaggaagttcatatgctaatttcttagaccttgaaggccgcctcttaagaatgcattttagcaggtgtttcaccactagagggtgttagttcatgtttttcatacagataacactgtgctcgtgcacgtgaagttacctgggcgccatcactgattggctaaactgcaagtctgtcaaataactgaaataaaggggcagtctgcagaggcttagatacaagataatcacagaggtaaaaaatatgtaaatataactgtgttggttatgcaaaactagggaatgggtaaaaaagggattatctatcttttaaaacaataacaattctggtgtagactgtcactttaaggtttTAAGAAATGTATATGAATGGATTTTCATTA
This genomic window contains:
- the SOWAHD gene encoding ankyrin repeat domain-containing protein SOWAHD isoform X2 — protein: MIMDMKAAILRWTSNNKEDKTGKQHQCMSAKRWNNIRQDGTITMSLRISKDAESMMQVESYNRTPSPATISRRKRGPRGSLFGKTGSLPLGGVRISTAYSDGCNSQDGQEPESIRSSLVLDPVEHAWMIMAAEGKFDELQESLQQDPSLVYKKDFVTGYSILHWMAKHGNHEDLIKLMDFAGAREYKIDINACASGGLTPLHIAAIQGHGMLIKVLVGAYSADINARDHNGRKAWQYLKHHTPRPLLELLGAPEEDESDALIVMNINNNCLPSDCQGRVQHRYDEMDSASKLTLTVSPLTNLFRNAYSFFKKW